The genomic stretch CTGCCCCCCTTCCATGTGGAAATTCATGTGAAGCACTCCACAAACTGCTTCTATCCTCCAACCCCCTGAAGCAGGTGGATTAGGCAAGCTCCTCAGGGGCAATTTGCCcattgcaggggaaaaaaaataaatcactgagaAATCTTGACATTCCTCCGCCACCCCCAATCTGCTGCAGGACTTTGCTACGGTGGTGAGCAATCTCTCAACTCTGTACACAGTGCTAGCAGACAACTACTCCCTTCCTCCCCAACATGTGATTACTCGCTCGGCCTCTCAGTCACTGCCCACCCCCACGCCTCACCCCCTCCGTGTCCCCAACCCCATGTCTGGGACTGGCGAGGGTGAGGGGTGGAGAAGGAAGGACTGCACAGCCACACTTGCGTGGCAGGACGGGCAGAGGCTGGCAGCATCGCAGCAGCACTGCGTATAAAAGGAACAGGCTCGGTGGGAAACTTTCAAAAAGCCACCCCGCGGTCATGAAGACAAATGCCGCTGAGCAGATACACACCCGCAGCACCCGGCCCAGCGCTGGAGCTGCTCGAGCCCTTGCCCGAGCCAGGATAAATAGTCCTGGTGCGGGGTGCATGTGCATGGAGACACGAGTGGGAATGCCTCATGCGAGGCCAGCGCCGGCCCGCAGTCCTGCCACGCTTACCTCTTGCATCCACGGCACGCTGCAGCAGCGCAGCCTCCACCTGCCATCCTCTTCCGCAGCAGCGTGGACTGGCAGCTGTTTCCACATCACTAGAGGATccccagaggtcccttccagctccaACTGTTCTGTGACGTTTGGAGTAGGCAGTGCACAAAAATCCTTTCCACCACCCAGCATTTATAATGCATGCCTAAATACTGCTGAAATGGGCAACGCATGGGGTCCCACATGAGATGAGAGCGTTGCAGCACTGCTCGCTTTGACCCTGGTGTTAAGGCATCCCTGAACACACTGCTGTGAGAACTTTTTCATCTGGGAAATGACTTAGGGACTTGTCAAAGGTTCAGCTGTGTTCCAGGGTAAGGGTTCAGgttcagaggaagagaaaatgcagagctgcagctggggagggctgggaggaggctgcCAAAGCAAAAACACAGGCTGCAAAAAGCACAAAGTGGCTGCAAAGAGCGCCGTGCTGCGAGAACTTTTTTGTCTAGGCCACGGCTGGGGGCCTTGTCGAAAGCTCAGCCTacagttagggttaggattagggaACGCTGCTCGCTTTGGCACCGTGTTTAAGGCAAGTGTCTCTAAACACTTTCCTGCTATCAATAATTTACCCTTTGTAATATTCCAGGGCATGCTGTGTTTATATAACTATTGAAACACCTATGTGGTAGATAGGTGATCTTAATTTTGTATCATAGAATGGTTGATTCTTCTGCCACTGAAGACCTGTTTAATCTACGGTTCAtttaaattaatggaaaaatctgctttgtctGAGGCCATAAATGATTTGCtgaaaccacacacacacacacacacacggtgAGTCACAGTTCAGAACATAACTCAAAACGACCAGGACTGTATTCCCATGCTCTAACCACTAGATTACAGTCCCTCCCACATATACCCTGCAATAATCTTTGCTCAAATGATAACAGCGTTTCCCCACTTTACACGTTGGACGGCATTACTCAGTAAGGCACATCATACCTGACGGGAgtacagctctgcagggctgggggaggaaggaagcacAAGTAAAAGCCATTATTTTCGCCCAACACCACTAGAACTTAACTCTCCCCTTGGAAAATTACCAGCTCTGAATCCCCGATTTACAcctaactgaaaaataaaatccttaatCCTGATCCGCACTTGCCTTTTACCCATCCCAAGCAGCGAGTGCTTGCAGACTGACCGTCACGGTGGATTTCGGAGGAGCAGCCTTACCTTCCCTCCACTCCGCGCACCAGCGCGAACCCCGCCGGGAGGAGGCGAAGCCCCTCGGCAcccccagagctgcccccaTCGACCGTgcggcggggcggctgccggcccAGGGGGCCCAGCGGGACTCGCACGGCCGCACCTGCGGCGGGCCAAGGCCCTTTGGGAGCCGTCGCGAGGACACGGCCTGCCTCACGGCCTGGGCATCACCGGGCCAGGCACCCGCGGCGCCCAATCTCTCTTTGGGGCGTTTGATTTCTGCTGCTGGGCCACGCACGGCACATGGGGGTCGCACCGTGGGGGTGGCGAGCGATGGGGGGCTCAGTCCTCCCGCGTGGCTCACCCTCCCCGGGAAAAGGTGGACGCAGGTGCTGCTGAAGGGGACGGCACCCGGGGCAGCTTTTCCTCTCGCGCCTGAGGCGCAGCCCCAACCCGGCCGCCGACGCTTCGGGCAGGCGGCGCCCAGGCGCGAAGCCCCGGGGGGGGAGAGGACGGGCGGCGACCGGGGGGGGCCCCGGACCCCCCCCACACGACGCCCGGGCGCTGCGCcccaggccgggccgggcccggccgcgcGTTACTTCACCTCagggccggccgccgccgcggggcagcgccgggacGGCccggccggagccgccgccccccccgcccacccccgGCCGCCCCTTCCCGCCTCGCGGCGCGGGGCCCTATCGCCGCCGGGCCTCGCGCCACCTCCCCTCCgcgcgccgccggccgcggccccggggcggggcggggcgggagccccCGGCGGCGCCGATCGCTGCCTGCGCGCAGCGCCGGGCAcggccggagccgccgccggtGTCCCCAGAGCCCGCGCCGTGCCCCGCGTCCCGCCGACACCGAAGAGCCCCGGGGCGGCGTCCCTGGGCCCGAGCCGGCCGGGGCGAAACTCcccgggggaggggaggggcccGGGCCGCGTCTCGCCGGGAAGGGAcgggcagcggcagcgctgACGGGCGAGCGGGGCCTGGCCCTGCCCGCGGCCTCCTTTCGCAAGCCCCCGCCGCGACCCacggcggccccggccggggcggcgggctgCCAGGCCGGCCTGGGCCCGTGGCCGGGGGCAGGCCCCAGCCCCCGTGCGGGTGGGCTGCGTGTCCTCGTCGCCCggccgcctccctccccccgccggccgccgcgtCCTAGAGCCCGTCGGGGCCAGGCGGCCGGCCCGCCGCAGGCCGGACGAGCCCCCGGCCCAGCCGCGGCGCGGGTGGAAGGGCTGAGCGAGGGGTGACTCAGAGGCGCGCATCTGGCACCACAAGTATTTAGGAAATTGCCGTTCTCTTAAAGGCAACCgtgtatttatttctctgggGCGAAAACGAGGGAGTTGCGCTCCGCGACGGCGCTTTTGGTCAGCAGTCCTGGCAGGGGAAGCGGCTGCCGGCGGACAGCGGGATGCGTGGTccggaggaagaggagggcttTTGCAGTCCTGCTACAGAACAAGAACTGGAAACACACAGAGAGGCGAACGGTTATGGTAGAATATATGCTGTTTATTTATGAACGTAACCAGGACTTCTGACAAACTTTATATGCGGTTTCCCCCCCAaattcaaaaaaaaccccaccgacgtgtgtgcatatacatacacGTATACATACCCATACACACACACCGCACACGCACACGGCACACGCATACACACGCCCCCAGCACTGTGCTCCCGCTGTCGCGCTTTCAAACAGCTTCGCGTCTCTACCTTGTTCTCCTCTCCCATCATGACTATTTCAACTGGACGAATTCTTGTGCAGCTACGACATGAGGAAGAAATGCTCTGTGTGGTGACCAGCGCTCCCTGGAAGGAcgcctgtttgtttgtttatttttctctcaccCCGGGAGAAGCTCCAGAGTCCAAAGGTGCCGGACGAGGCTCCTCGCCCCACCGCAGGcgtcctgcagccccagggcctgcgccccctccccggcaccTCTGCCTTGGGGTTGGGAGCCAGCAGCCGGCCCGGGACACCGTGAAGAAGGCAACACACACTCACgctcacccacccacccacacaaataataaaataacattgcAGCACAAGGGCATAGTCTCTGTCACCAGATAAGAAAGTCGTGTGATGGCAAAGATCTAAgtaatgcaataaaaataaagtgtagCTAGTATACACGGAAAGGCTTTCACATTACATGAGGCACAGCTTGGACAGACAGAGACTTGAAGAGGAGCTAAATGTCCTGAATAAAGCAAAATACACTGAAAGTTCATAGTAAATACCCGCATCGATAGGTATTTATTCATTTGTGCTTCGCCACGTTGTGACATACAGTACAAgacactgctgctcttccttttgACGGAAGGAGCTCGCCACACTCCCTCGCAAGCTGCTGCTCCGTCAGTCCTGGGCCATCCATCGGTCCCGCAGCGGCGgtggcccctgccctgctgccagccaaggcaggggacagggcttggcagaggcagcccagccaggctgggacaGTCCCGGCAGCGGTCCAGCAGCCGCCCCGCACCTCAGTGCTCCGAACGGGCATCCGGCGCTGCACGTCTCTCGGCCTCGGCCCTCTCCTCGCCGGCCTCCCcgctgctgcccctgcctgctgcaccGCAGgccagccgggggggggggggggggcctggccGGCACCCCCAGAGGCCCTGTCCCTCAAGCCTGCACGTCCATCACCCTTGTTCCTCACgccctgccaggctggggggaaCAGAAAGCCCcagagctcctgcagccagCTTTTAAGGCACATCTGGGTCGCTGTGTGTgctttattactattattattattattgttatttaccCTGTGTAGACACGTGGGCTTTCGAATGTCTTCCTTCCCCTCGCCTTTCTCCTCATAAAACCCACCATGTTTTCAGCTTATTCGTGTGTAATCCCTAAGGCACAAACCTTTTAATACTACAGCTGCCTGGCTTCTTGTATTGGTGGTTAATtgttaaaaaaccaacaaacaaaagagaaacGAACcaagccccccccgcccccctccccccccgaaACAATCTGAGATCGCTGCGCTCCGGCACGTATAGTATCTATAGGTGAGCGGGGGCAGCCCGGCAGcgggcgcggccgccccgccagTCCCGGCGCGGCACGGCGCTAGGCGCAGCTGCCCATGGCCTTCACCAGCGAGCTCTCGGGCAGCTGCCTGAAGATGCCCCGCAGAGTCTCCAGCTCCCGGGTGAGCTGCTCCACCCGCTTGCGCAGCCGCTCGTTGTCGGTGGTGAGCTCCAGCACCTTCTGTTGCGTCTCCACGTTGCGCTGCTTGGCCTTGTCCCGGCTCTTGCGCACCGCGATGTTGTTGCGCTCCCGGCGCACCCGGTACTCGTTGCTGTTCTTGTCGACTGTCTTTTTCGATTTGCTCCGGTGGTCCGCGGGCATCATCTTGAgggcgccggcggcgggcaggccgCCGGGGGGGTGCGGGTGGTGCGGGTGGTGCGGGCTGGGCACGGGCGTGGGGGGCGGCGTGGGGTGCCCGGGCTGGAGGTGCATGGTGGTCTGGGCGCAGTGGGCGATCTGGTACTGCAGGTGGGACGGGTGCTGCTGCGGAGCGTGGTGGGGGTAGAGGGCCGAGAGGGCCGCCGACttgacctcctcctcctcgcggGGCTCCTGCTTAATCACCAGCGGCCGCAAGCCGGGCGCGGCGATGCGCTCGTAGAGGGGGTCGAGCTTGCCGTCCATGTAGCCGGCCACGCAGCCGAAGAGCggctgctggtggtgctgctgctggtgccccggcgccgaggcggcggcgccggccccATGCATGCTGTGGAAGTCGAAATCCCCGGCCAGGATGGCCTtggctttctcctgctgcttgctgtgctggaagAGGTCGGCCAGGAACTCGTCGTTGAAGGCAGCGGGGTCGATGTAGGCGCTGATGTCGATGGAGTTCTCGTTCTCGCAGATGTCGCCGAGCTCCGCGCCGCCCGGAGCAGGTGCCGCCGCCGAGGGAGCCTCTCTGTAGCTGTAGGCGCTGCCGGGCAAGGGAGTCTGGAGCTGGTGGTGCTGGCCGCTGCTCATCGGGGGCCGGGAATCGACCTCGTAGAAGTTGGCTTGCTCCATGAAGCACCTACAGTCTGCCGGGCATGGTGAAGGGCTCCTGCAATCCAGGTTTCGgacggggcggcggcagcggcggcggctctACCAAGCCCGCGGCACCCCGCGGCAGCCCGGCCCTCGGCGGCGAGCGGCACCGCGGCACGGTGCTGCACGGCGCTGCACGGTGCTGTGCtgcacggcacggcacggcacggcacggtgcTGCACGGCACGGCGCGCCCGGAGCCCgtcccccgccccagcccgcccgAGCCCCActcgctgcctgcctgccctgttGCTAGTGGGTTGCCGCGGTCCTGCGTGCCGTATATATACACACCCCCGCAGCAGGGCCGGGGATCGCCCTCTAGTGTCCAACCTCCTTTGACCACCGCGCAGCCGGGTCTTAGCGCCCCGGCAGGGCGagagccgcccgcccgcccgccctcccccgggggccgccgcggggAGAGCGGCCCGcacgccccggccccccgccgccgccgccgccccgagcTCGGCGGGCGCAGGGCGCTGGGCTACGCCCGCCGAGGAGGCTCCGCGCTGGTAAGAGGCCCGGGGAAACGGCGCGGAGGCTTTGCGCCCTCCCTGCCCGGGGCCGctcggcggggcagggcggcccAAGGCGGCTGGTGCGTTcccaccgcccgctcccacccctGCGCCCAGCGGCTCCCCGGCCGCAAGACGGAGCAAAGGCTCAAAGGTCACCGCCGTCCGCGCGTTCTCGCAAATATTTGGCCAGGCGGGAATATTCGCCCGGCCGTGTTTGCCTGCGGGACCCGAGGCGCCGCTTCCCCGGCGGCGGCTGCCTGCCGGCAGCGCCCTGTCGccgggcgggcgcggagcgggccggcggggagggctgCGCCGCGTCCCGCCGCCGTCCGGCTCCACCGGCGGGACCCGCGGGGCTCGCCCGGTCACGGCGGGACCCGCGGAGCCCGGCCTCGAGCGGCGCTAGGACCCGTCCAGGGATGGCGcccggcgggcaggggcggAGACCTCGGGGGGCAGCGGAGGCTtccccggctcggctcggctcggctgggctcggcggTGAGCGGCCGCGGGCCGCCCTGCCCGCCTCTGCGCTTCACGTCGGTCCGCCAGGCCCGGAggagctgccccccccccccccccccgcccaccccgcCCCGGGACGGGACGGCGCGGCCCGAGCCGGGCCACCTGCGGCCCCGGTGCCGCCGGCGCCCCGCGGCTTTCGCCGTAGGCGGGACGGGGGGGGTGCCCGCGCGGgtctccccctcaccccccgcGCGAATCAAGCAGGTAAACTTAATTACAGATTTCCCAAAATGCACACACAGCAATCTCGACCGGTGTCGGGCGCGGGCCGACTCCCGGCGTTTACCCGAGATAAACCCGGGCgcagccgggccccgctccccgcggcgcggcggtcGCCAGGTAACCCGGGCGTgtgcccggccccgccgcggcagcCTCCCGGGAGACGCTGAGCGCCTTCCAGCCGCCGTTTCCTGGCGGCTTCGGAGGCGGCCATCGATGCTCCCGCACGGCGGGGCTGGAGAGAGGAGCTGCGTGCCTCGGCCACCGCGACTGCCCGGCCAGGGCAGCGGGGTAcggccccgctgcagcccccgggTAGAGCCGCAGCCTCCCTGGCAGCCCCCGGGTAAAGCCGCAGCCTCCCCCCGGCAACCCCCGGGTAGAGCCGCAGCCTCCCCGCGGCAACCCCCGGGTAGAGCCGCAgcctccccggcagcccccgggtAAAGCCGGAgcctccccggcagcccccgggtAGAGCCGCAgcctccccggcagcccccgggtAGAGCCGCAgcctccccggcagcccccgggtAGAGCCGCAgcctccccggcagcccccgggtAGAGCCGCAgcctccccggcagcccccgggtAGAGCCGCAGCCTCCCTGGCAGCCCCCGGGTAGAGCCGCAGCCTCCCTGGCAGCCCCCGCTTCCAGCTtcagcttggggggggggccgcggtgAGGATGCGCACGATCTCCTCCTGCTGCCATCCCTCGCAGTCGGCCGAGCAGATGTATCTGGCCCCCCTCGCATACCTCCCAGGTGCGCCTTGAGAAGCCCCACGGGCATTCAGCTCTGCTGGTCCGGAAGGTCCCTTTGAAACTGGCATAGAGAGAGGACAAGTCAAGGCCGCTGGAGCAGGTGCAGGCTTCAAATTGCTACAGGAAGATTTGTCAGAGAAAATGATTCAAACATAGCGAtggctggagaaaaaaaaaaaaaagctgcgaTTCTTAGTTCTGGATGTTCTAGTAAAACAGAAACTTGTGACAGTAAATTCCTTGCTCAGAAAGGGTTTGACAGATTccttgcaattaaaaaaataattgacaaAGTctaaaacaggaaacaaaattacaaTGGACTAGGAACCCATGGTTTTGTACCACACAATGCACACGTGAACCTCTGGTTCACGAGCAAAAGCAAGGCCAGCCGAGTCAGTTGGCTGTTGCACACTAGCATCCTCTTAGGAGAATGGATTCTGTGATTACAGCAGGGAAACATACTTGTTTACAAACTACAGAATATACTTTTCACCTTTCActatcaacagaaaaaaaaaatcctaaattctTGTTATATACAGtcagcattttctaaaattaCACGTGTTGGCTTCAACGCAGCAGCAGAGCCTCGCAGGGGTGCTTCAGTGGTCCACGGGGAGCTGTAGCACTGTCTAAACAACCAAAACACCCGTAAGAACTCTGCACAAAGTCATGATACAGGGGAAAAGCCTCAAGTCTGTGACAGGAGCAAGTTTTGCTTCAGAGTGGAGAGTAAAATGTCCCCGACTGCACCCGGCTGTGCAAATTGTGCTTGTTCTACTCAAGGGAGCCCGTTCCCTGAAAACAGACAAACCCAGAGCTGGACTTCTTGCCTGCTGGGAGACATATTGTCTGGAATAGTAGCTGGTGAGCAGCTTATAGTCGGAGTTTTCAAAGGGCCTTATCCGACTCTGAAGTCGGCAGAAACAGGAATAGGCCATggacatttcaaataaaaggtCAGTGCTGCATGAAACAGCAGAAGCGTATAACTAAGTTTGTCATTTAATAACGATACCTACGCCTCTGTAGTCTTAAAACGCTCTCACATTTTATAATCATTCTGAAATTAAGGCCTAACCACATATTAAAAGACATTCAAAGTAAATCAGAAAGTTTAGGATCAGATTCCATTCCTAATTACTGTAATTAACGAACAAGTCCCCACAATTTAAAGACTGGTTTgctcagtactttttttttttttttttatgtagacCCCTTTTATCTAAGTTAAGAACTTTTAAATAATCTCTTTTTACACAAAAACAtaaattccttttcaaattGTTTCAATATGGTATAAAATGAGGTTCCCAGGCTTAGACAAATAAGACAATTCTTCGTCTTTTTATCGTCCCTCCTTCTTTGAAGGCAACTAAAATATTTAGAAGCTCATCATCCTTCAGACAAGCACAAATGCCTATTTCCACATTCATATGAACAGTGACTGATACCAAATACTTGAAATCTAATGTCAAGAGAAAACTTTGGTTCTCGTTGCTTCGGTTAGATGTGTCAGGGAGTTAATTTAACTAAAAGAGGAAGG from Pelecanus crispus isolate bPelCri1 chromosome 8, bPelCri1.pri, whole genome shotgun sequence encodes the following:
- the CEBPA gene encoding CCAAT/enhancer-binding protein alpha; amino-acid sequence: MEQANFYEVDSRPPMSSGQHHQLQTPLPGSAYSYREAPSAAAPAPGGAELGDICENENSIDISAYIDPAAFNDEFLADLFQHSKQQEKAKAILAGDFDFHSMHGAGAAASAPGHQQQHHQQPLFGCVAGYMDGKLDPLYERIAAPGLRPLVIKQEPREEEEVKSAALSALYPHHAPQQHPSHLQYQIAHCAQTTMHLQPGHPTPPPTPVPSPHHPHHPHPPGGLPAAGALKMMPADHRSKSKKTVDKNSNEYRVRRERNNIAVRKSRDKAKQRNVETQQKVLELTTDNERLRKRVEQLTRELETLRGIFRQLPESSLVKAMGSCA